From Sulfurovum zhangzhouensis, one genomic window encodes:
- a CDS encoding energy transducer TonB — translation MAKVKFNKDRAKSSALWAMAIGALLMVVLVVSFNAKVEKKEKKVKDPMRYVKMEKLPPKMEKPKPKPKPKPKAQPKAPLPDLGAMLGGLAMNIPEFATGDIIGDGRNLLGDVAADAAMSEGTVDSKPRVISRSPLDYPPEAAKKRIKGYVIVNLLIGKDGSVELAKVIASSPAGVFDQAALRGVRSWRFAPAKYKGNPVKVWAKQKVRFDLN, via the coding sequence ATGGCAAAAGTGAAATTTAACAAAGATCGTGCCAAATCATCTGCACTATGGGCTATGGCTATTGGTGCATTGCTTATGGTGGTACTTGTAGTCTCTTTTAATGCGAAGGTTGAAAAGAAAGAGAAAAAAGTCAAAGATCCTATGCGTTATGTGAAAATGGAAAAACTTCCGCCTAAAATGGAGAAACCAAAACCAAAACCAAAACCGAAGCCAAAAGCACAACCAAAAGCGCCGCTTCCTGATCTTGGTGCGATGTTAGGCGGTTTGGCTATGAATATTCCTGAGTTTGCAACAGGGGATATCATCGGTGACGGAAGAAATCTCTTAGGAGATGTAGCAGCAGATGCGGCAATGAGCGAAGGGACAGTGGACAGTAAGCCAAGAGTGATTTCTCGTAGTCCACTTGATTATCCGCCGGAAGCTGCAAAAAAACGTATCAAAGGATATGTAATCGTGAACCTGCTCATTGGTAAAGACGGAAGTGTAGAACTTGCAAAAGTGATCGCTTCAAGTCCGGCAGGAGTGTTTGATCAGGCAGCACTGAGAGGTGTGAGAAGCTGGCGTTTTGCACCGGCAAAGTATAAAGGTAACCCTGTAAAAGTGTGGGCGAAGCAGAAAGTTCGCTTCGATTTAAATTAA
- a CDS encoding ExbD/TolR family protein yields the protein MRIRPKKQEVDNVDVSPLIDMVFILLIFFMVTTTFVKDMKLDINRPSAASASKADSKVVRVYIDNTGQVYIDNQPVQLWAIQSKLRDLLRTSTEKSVLVISDDTIPVETLIDVVDECRMSGAKDVAVSTSKEMG from the coding sequence ATGAGAATTAGACCAAAAAAACAAGAAGTAGATAATGTAGATGTATCTCCATTGATCGATATGGTTTTTATCCTATTGATCTTTTTTATGGTAACCACTACATTTGTTAAAGATATGAAATTGGATATTAACCGTCCTTCAGCTGCAAGTGCGAGTAAGGCAGACTCAAAAGTAGTACGTGTCTATATCGATAATACAGGACAGGTGTATATTGATAATCAACCTGTACAGCTATGGGCAATCCAGAGTAAGTTAAGAGATCTATTAAGAACTTCAACAGAGAAGTCTGTATTGGTTATTTCTGACGATACGATCCCGGTAGAGACATTGATCGATGTTGTAGATGAATGCCGTATGTCAGGGGCAAAAGATGTAGCTGTCTCAACATCAAAAGAGATGGGATAA
- a CDS encoding MotA/TolQ/ExbB proton channel family protein translates to MLSPFEFVGRFVELMNAGGMVMWVLFVLNFFLWYGLGYRYFILKRGTKGNVRRLINKHETRGEDQVMRGMLDYAVVDALEAAQEAKAIGANVRKHINGVLLPYYSDVNTYRIMIKTIVVLAPLVGLLGTVVGMIETFDALQNSSMFSQGASISGGISKALFTTELGLVVAVPGLIIGRVLDRQAERYELEFEQITDIISTKDAE, encoded by the coding sequence ATGCTTTCGCCATTTGAGTTTGTCGGCAGATTTGTCGAGCTTATGAATGCCGGAGGGATGGTAATGTGGGTACTTTTTGTACTCAATTTCTTTCTCTGGTATGGTTTAGGGTATCGATATTTTATCCTCAAAAGAGGGACAAAAGGAAATGTCCGCAGACTGATTAACAAGCATGAAACAAGAGGTGAAGATCAAGTGATGCGCGGTATGCTTGACTATGCTGTTGTGGATGCCCTAGAAGCTGCCCAAGAGGCTAAAGCTATCGGTGCAAATGTAAGAAAACACATCAACGGTGTGCTGCTTCCATACTATAGTGATGTAAACACCTACAGGATTATGATCAAGACGATAGTAGTTCTTGCACCACTGGTTGGTCTTCTTGGAACGGTTGTAGGTATGATCGAGACTTTTGATGCACTCCAAAACAGTTCGATGTTCTCCCAGGGAGCGAGTATCTCCGGAGGTATCTCAAAAGCACTCTTTACCACTGAACTCGGGCTTGTAGTTGCGGTACCGGGATTGATCATAGGGCGTGTACTTGACAGACAGGCAGAACGTTACGAACTGGAATTTGAACAGATCACAGATATTATATCCACGAAGGATGCTGAATGA
- a CDS encoding MotA/TolQ/ExbB proton channel family protein, producing the protein MKAMIMKLFLPIFTLFALLTVTNASELDRAYQKEYAFLKAQKTELAKRLETDKVQQEKDLQLSKEKVEALQSTLLEVSKNAKTSSEKLEKLSKALADKEDNGGLVGNVVNQARLTLEPYGVKMGDDNKTTDVQKIQQALSVSTKLYGELSSIRNEKGEFYLPDGKKVEGDIVKVGNVAAYGISKDAAGALAPAGNGAYKLWNAVGSSDDAKAMYAKKPNDTVNIFVYENLDKEVDYVKEKTFVETMEDGGIIGYIIFALGLFGLVLLGLRVINLMKASTNVNDITQIVVEKVESGKKHEALDAIKGFEGSTARVIKSALRNIDKDREHVEDVIMENILNESTQIDRFGGFVLVIAAVAPLMGLLGTVTGMIETFDVITEFGTGDPKLLSGGISAALVTTMQGLIVAIPLLLIGNLLSGWAQGIKDSMEQNALHIVNLYEKYRG; encoded by the coding sequence ATGAAAGCGATGATAATGAAATTATTTTTACCTATTTTTACACTTTTCGCACTACTGACAGTGACAAATGCAAGTGAGCTTGATAGAGCATATCAAAAAGAGTATGCATTTCTTAAAGCACAAAAAACAGAACTAGCAAAGAGACTTGAAACAGACAAGGTGCAGCAGGAAAAAGACCTTCAACTTTCTAAAGAGAAAGTAGAAGCACTTCAGTCTACGCTCCTTGAAGTTTCTAAAAATGCAAAAACAAGCAGTGAAAAGCTGGAAAAGCTCTCTAAAGCACTTGCTGATAAAGAGGATAACGGTGGTCTTGTAGGAAATGTCGTAAACCAGGCACGTTTGACGCTTGAGCCGTATGGTGTGAAGATGGGTGATGATAACAAGACTACAGATGTTCAGAAGATACAGCAGGCACTTTCTGTCTCTACTAAACTTTACGGTGAGCTTTCTTCTATAAGAAACGAGAAAGGTGAGTTTTACCTTCCGGATGGGAAAAAAGTAGAAGGCGATATCGTAAAAGTGGGTAATGTTGCAGCTTACGGTATCTCTAAAGATGCAGCAGGTGCACTTGCTCCTGCAGGGAATGGGGCATACAAATTGTGGAATGCTGTAGGTTCATCAGATGATGCCAAAGCGATGTATGCTAAAAAGCCAAATGATACGGTGAATATCTTTGTTTACGAGAACCTGGATAAAGAGGTAGACTATGTAAAAGAGAAAACATTTGTGGAGACTATGGAAGATGGAGGAATCATTGGGTATATCATCTTCGCACTTGGTCTCTTCGGTTTGGTTCTTTTAGGACTAAGAGTGATCAACTTGATGAAAGCAAGTACAAATGTAAATGACATTACTCAGATCGTGGTAGAAAAAGTAGAGAGCGGTAAAAAACATGAAGCACTTGATGCGATCAAAGGATTTGAGGGATCAACTGCCAGAGTAATCAAATCTGCACTTAGAAATATCGATAAAGACAGAGAACACGTAGAAGACGTCATTATGGAAAATATCCTTAATGAAAGTACGCAGATTGACAGATTCGGTGGCTTCGTATTGGTAATCGCAGCTGTAGCACCGTTAATGGGACTACTGGGTACTGTAACTGGTATGATCGAGACTTTTGATGTGATCACAGAATTTGGTACAGGTGATCCGAAGCTTCTCTCAGGCGGTATTTCTGCAGCACTTGTTACGACAATGCAAGGTCTTATTGTAGCAATCCCGCTTCTATTGATCGGAAACCTGCTTTCTGGCTGGGCGCAGGGTATCAAGGACTCAATGGAGCAAAATGCACTACATATCGTAAACCTTTACGAGAAGTACAGAGGCTAA
- a CDS encoding DUF3450 family protein, whose protein sequence is MAMPKRIVSMALIASFICSPQLMAEDEMVKSIMELRSEVEALYSQIDNNKDAYKSQMKSYALQISDNEAQINRQETALKLTQQNIEKIEQKLEAAGSTTVDLKPIIEDALTSLEKEIKAGIPFKIDERVAALHQIKSDLENKNITQEKALALTWASYDDALRLTKEIGQFKQEITLDGKATMAKIAKVGSVMMFFATPDDRVGYVKQNGDNYDYVVTTDSTERDQIVELFDALQKQIRTGYFTLPNALLTRGVN, encoded by the coding sequence ATGGCAATGCCTAAAAGAATAGTATCGATGGCGTTAATCGCTAGTTTTATTTGTTCTCCCCAGCTTATGGCTGAAGATGAAATGGTTAAGTCTATCATGGAACTTAGATCCGAAGTAGAGGCTCTCTACAGTCAGATAGATAACAATAAAGATGCTTATAAGTCTCAAATGAAATCTTATGCACTTCAAATCTCTGATAATGAAGCACAGATCAACAGACAAGAGACGGCACTTAAACTGACTCAGCAAAATATTGAGAAAATAGAGCAGAAGCTTGAGGCTGCAGGAAGTACAACCGTTGATCTTAAACCGATCATTGAAGATGCACTCACATCATTGGAAAAAGAGATAAAAGCAGGTATCCCGTTCAAAATTGATGAGCGTGTAGCTGCACTTCATCAAATCAAAAGTGACCTTGAAAATAAAAATATCACACAAGAAAAAGCATTGGCACTTACTTGGGCAAGCTATGATGATGCATTGCGTTTAACCAAAGAGATCGGACAGTTCAAGCAAGAGATCACTTTGGACGGTAAAGCAACAATGGCAAAGATCGCAAAAGTGGGATCAGTAATGATGTTCTTTGCTACACCTGATGATAGAGTAGGTTATGTCAAACAAAACGGAGATAACTATGATTACGTTGTAACGACTGACTCTACAGAACGTGACCAGATCGTTGAACTATTTGATGCTCTACAAAAGCAGATCCGTACAGGATACTTTACTCTTCCTAATGCGTTATTGACAAGAGGAGTTAACTAA